Proteins co-encoded in one Octopus bimaculoides isolate UCB-OBI-ISO-001 chromosome 9, ASM119413v2, whole genome shotgun sequence genomic window:
- the LOC106871875 gene encoding aurora kinase A-interacting protein isoform X2 → MTPALTRICHAFRNLMVSGISKSEWKKCLPGHMKLYDVSHTSHTYSSMPKHSTDNLLNGYAVLSTLPHSGISLNFTRHNLRPALPTGSVIDPLISPLPFYDCPVKSNKDVFQLPFHSPTIISKEDPLSFLNEWIIESPLAIQAKNILKIRRRKMNRHRLKKLRKRMRFVRRKELHKRRKKKEKLFQAKLQAKIQTGIDFDAEEFVQDKLALARKGGYKIDIFGR, encoded by the exons ATGACACCTGCTTTAACAAGAATATGCCATGCCTTTAGAAACCTTATGGTTTCAG gCATTAGTAAAAGTGAATGGAAGAAGTGTTTACCTGGTCATATGAAATTGTATGATGTATCACACACCAGTCATACATATAGCAGCATGCCAAAGCATTCAACAGACAACTTATTAAATGGTTATGCAGTGTTGTCTACTTTACCTCACTCAggaatttctttaaatttcacgAGACACAACCTTCGCCCTGCCTTGCCTACAGGTTCAGTGATTGACCCTCTTATTTCACCACTTCCTTTTTACGACTGTCCTGTGAAATCCAATAAAGACGTGTTCCAACTTCCATTTCATTCCCCGACTATTATCAGCAAAGAAGAtcctttatcttttcttaatgAGTGGATTATTGAGTCCCCTTTGGCAATACAAgccaaaaatatattgaaaattagaCGTAGAAAAATGAACAGACATCGACTGAAAAAGCTGCGTAAAAGAATGCGATTTGTACGGCGCAAGGAGTTGCATAAACGtcgaaagaaaaaggaaaagcttTTTCAAGCGAAACTTCAAGCTAAAATACAAACTGGAATAGACTTTGATGCCGAAGAATTTGTACAAGATAAATTGGCCCTTGCTCGGAAGGGAGgttataaaattgatatatttgGTCGGTGA
- the LOC106871875 gene encoding aurora kinase A-interacting protein isoform X1, whose protein sequence is MVAHKVTEISGSETNRVSNMTPALTRICHAFRNLMVSGISKSEWKKCLPGHMKLYDVSHTSHTYSSMPKHSTDNLLNGYAVLSTLPHSGISLNFTRHNLRPALPTGSVIDPLISPLPFYDCPVKSNKDVFQLPFHSPTIISKEDPLSFLNEWIIESPLAIQAKNILKIRRRKMNRHRLKKLRKRMRFVRRKELHKRRKKKEKLFQAKLQAKIQTGIDFDAEEFVQDKLALARKGGYKIDIFGR, encoded by the exons ATGGTTGCTCATAAAGTAACAGAAATCTCTG GTTCTGAAACTAACAGAGTTTCTAACATGACACCTGCTTTAACAAGAATATGCCATGCCTTTAGAAACCTTATGGTTTCAG gCATTAGTAAAAGTGAATGGAAGAAGTGTTTACCTGGTCATATGAAATTGTATGATGTATCACACACCAGTCATACATATAGCAGCATGCCAAAGCATTCAACAGACAACTTATTAAATGGTTATGCAGTGTTGTCTACTTTACCTCACTCAggaatttctttaaatttcacgAGACACAACCTTCGCCCTGCCTTGCCTACAGGTTCAGTGATTGACCCTCTTATTTCACCACTTCCTTTTTACGACTGTCCTGTGAAATCCAATAAAGACGTGTTCCAACTTCCATTTCATTCCCCGACTATTATCAGCAAAGAAGAtcctttatcttttcttaatgAGTGGATTATTGAGTCCCCTTTGGCAATACAAgccaaaaatatattgaaaattagaCGTAGAAAAATGAACAGACATCGACTGAAAAAGCTGCGTAAAAGAATGCGATTTGTACGGCGCAAGGAGTTGCATAAACGtcgaaagaaaaaggaaaagcttTTTCAAGCGAAACTTCAAGCTAAAATACAAACTGGAATAGACTTTGATGCCGAAGAATTTGTACAAGATAAATTGGCCCTTGCTCGGAAGGGAGgttataaaattgatatatttgGTCGGTGA